Genomic window (Candidatus Beckwithbacteria bacterium):
AAGCTTTATCCAACAAATCGCCTTCTTCTAAAATTAATTTATCCTTAATGTGAGTAATATTTTGTCCGCCAATGTCATTTTTGCCGCTCACCATTCCCACAACTTGATAGTCTCTCTCCAAAAGAAATTCTGATAAGTAAGACCCATCTTGGCCAGTAATACCGGTGATAAGAGCTGTTTTCATAAAATAAAAATACAAAACTTAGAACATAAGAATATTCTAACATTTAATTGAGTTTTATATGAATTTGGGAATTCTGATACTTTATCTTTTTAATTAATCTCGACCCACTCCCACATAGCTAAAGCCAAGTTTTTTAAGCTCCTGTGGATCATACATATTTCGCCCATCAACGAGTAAGTCGCCTTTCATATCTTTTTTAATTTGGGCAAAATCGACTTCTTTAAACTCATTCCATTCGGTTACTAGAAAAATCGCGTCAGCTTCCTTAGCTGCTTCAGCAGGCGAATCAGCAAAGCTGATTTTGTCTCCAAAAATAGTTTTTGATATGGCAGTAGCAATTGGATCATAAGCTGAGACTTTAGCTCCTTTTTGTAATAAAAGGTTTATTAGAGTAACTGATCTAGCCTCTCTCATATCATCAGTATCTGGTTTAAAGGCCAAGCCCCAAATAGCAATTTGTTTGCCTTGCAAAGAGCCGTATTTTTTCTCAATTTTAGAAATTACATAAGCCACTTGGCTGTCATTGATTTGATCAACAGTTTTTAAAAGTTCAAAATCATAGCCAGCGTCTTTAGCCAGATAGTAAAGACCTTTAATATCTTTAGGAAAGCAAGATCCACCAAAACCTAAACCTGGACTTAAAAATTGGTTACCAATCCGTGGATCAGTCCCTACTCCCTTCATGACATCAGTTACATCTGCTCCTAGTAGATCGCAAATCCGGGCAATGCCATTGACAAAAGAGATTTTGGTAGCCAGCAAACTATTGGCTGCATATTTAATCATTTGAGCCGAAACTACATCAGTTACAATCCGTTCACCAGGCAAAGATTTATGGATATCCAACAAATCATCTTTGGCCTTTTGACTGGCTACTCCAATCACAATTCGCGAAGGATGAACAGTATCGGTAATAGCTGAACCTTCGCGCAAAAATTCCGGAGCTGAGGCAAATTCATAAGCTACTTTAGTATGCTGGTCCAATATTTTGGTTAGGTGTTTGTGAATCCCAGGCGGCACTGTGCTTTTTAACACAATCGTAGTTGGCTGTTTCAAAGCTTTGGCAATGGACTCTACCGCTGTCTCTACATAACGCAAATCCACTTTGCCACTGTCAGACTGGGGTGTTCCTACACAAATAAAGACAATTTGACAATTATCCAAAGCTTCTTGATATGAACTAGTAAAATGAAGTCGTTTAGCTTTAAGACCCCGTTGCAAAAATTCATCGAGTCTGGGCTCGTGAATAGGAGGAATGCCTTTTTTTAAAGTTTCAACCCGTTTAGGATCAATATCCACTCCCCAGACTTGGTTACCAAAATCGGCATAGACAACTGCCGAAACAATACCAACATAACCAGTTCCAATAACAGCAATATTCATACTCAGAAAATATAACACAAGTTAAAGGATCTGTCATTCCTGTGAAGACAGTAATCTATCCTTTTAAACTGGAAGTACAATTGGGGCAACGAGTTGCTTTAGCTGGAATTTTAGTAAAGCAAAAGGGACACGTTTTATTTTTTTCTTTCTTTTCTTTTTCTTCTTTGCGTTGCAACTGATTAATTCCCTTAACCAATAAAAAGACAGCAAACGCTACGATAGTAAAATCAATAACATTATTTAAAAATATGCCATAACTAATAACTGGAGCCCCAGCTTCAGAAGCTGCAGCCAAACTGGAATAATGTTTACC
Coding sequences:
- a CDS encoding UDP-glucose/GDP-mannose dehydrogenase family protein, yielding MNIAVIGTGYVGIVSAVVYADFGNQVWGVDIDPKRVETLKKGIPPIHEPRLDEFLQRGLKAKRLHFTSSYQEALDNCQIVFICVGTPQSDSGKVDLRYVETAVESIAKALKQPTTIVLKSTVPPGIHKHLTKILDQHTKVAYEFASAPEFLREGSAITDTVHPSRIVIGVASQKAKDDLLDIHKSLPGERIVTDVVSAQMIKYAANSLLATKISFVNGIARICDLLGADVTDVMKGVGTDPRIGNQFLSPGLGFGGSCFPKDIKGLYYLAKDAGYDFELLKTVDQINDSQVAYVISKIEKKYGSLQGKQIAIWGLAFKPDTDDMREARSVTLINLLLQKGAKVSAYDPIATAISKTIFGDKISFADSPAEAAKEADAIFLVTEWNEFKEVDFAQIKKDMKGDLLVDGRNMYDPQELKKLGFSYVGVGRD
- the mscL gene encoding large-conductance mechanosensitive channel protein MscL → MLQKFFNEFKKFAMRGNVIDLAVGIIIGGAFKEIISSLVGDIIMPPLGLLLAKVDFADLYINLSGKHYSSLAAASEAGAPVISYGIFLNNVIDFTIVAFAVFLLVKGINQLQRKEEKEKKEKNKTCPFCFTKIPAKATRCPNCTSSLKG